The following coding sequences are from one Pelecanus crispus isolate bPelCri1 chromosome 15, bPelCri1.pri, whole genome shotgun sequence window:
- the INTS11 gene encoding integrator complex subunit 11: protein MPEIKVTPLGAGQDVGRSCILVSIAGKNVMLDCGMHMGYNDDRRFPDFSYITQNGRLTDFLDCVIISHFHLDHCGALPYFSEMVGYDGPIYMTHPTKAICPILLEDYRKITVDKKGETNFFTSQMIKDCMKKVVAVHLHQTVQVDEELEIKAYYAGHVLGAAMFQIKAGCESVVYTGDYNMTPDRHLGAAWIDKCRPDLLISESTYATTIRDSKRCRERDFLKKVHETVERGGKVLIPVFALGRAQELCILLETFWERMNLKAPIYFSTGLTEKANHYYKLFITWTNQKIRKTFVQRNMFEFKHIKAFDRAFADNPGPMVVFATPGMLHAGQSLQIFRKWAGNEKNMVIMPGYCVQGTVGHKILSGQRKLEMEGRQILEVKMQVEYMSFSAHADAKGIMQLIRQAEPRNVLLVHGEAKKMEFLKQKIEQEFHVNCYMPANGETTTIFTNPSIPVDISLGLLKRETAIGLLPDVKKPKLMHGTLIMKDNSFRLVSPEQALKELGLAEHQLRFTCRVHIQDPRKEHETVLRVYNHLKGVLKDYSVQHLPDGSITVESILIQATAHSEDQGTKVLLVSWTYQDEELGSYLTSLLKKGLPQSTS, encoded by the exons ATGCCTGAAATAAAAGTCACTCCCTTGG GAGCTGGCCAGGATGTGGGGCGCAGCTGTATCCTTGTGTCTATTGCTGGGAAGAACGTAATGCTTGACTGCGGGATGCACATGGGCTACAACGATGAT AGACGCTTTCCTGACTTTTCTTATATCACTCAGAACGGAAGGCTGACTGACTTTCTAGACTGCGTGATCATCAG CCACTTTCATTTGGACCATTGTGGAGCTTTACcatatttcagtgaaatggtTGGTTATGATGGGCCCATTTACATGACACATCCCACCAAGGCCATCTGTCCCATCCTCCTGGAGGACTATAGGAAAATAACTGTAGATAAGAAAGGGGAAACGAACTTCTTCACTTCCCAAATGATTAAAGACTGTATGAAAAAAGTGGTTGCTGTGCATCTTCACCAGACAGTTCAG GTGGATGAGGAGCTGGAGATCAAGGCATACTATGCAGGCCACGTGCTAGGAGCAGCCATGTTCCAGATTAAGGCTGGGTGCGAGTCGGTTGTGTACACT GGTGATTATAACATGACACCAGACAGACATTTAGG TGCTGCCTGGATCGATAAGTGTCGCCCAGATTTATTAATAAGTGAATCCACCTATGCCACAACTATCAGAGACTCCAAACGCTGCAGAGAAAGAGACTTCCTGAAGAAAGTTCATGAAACTGtagaaagaggagggaag GTTCTTATCCCAGTTTTTGCCCTTGGACGTGCCCAGGAACTTTGCATTTTATTGGAAACTTTCTG GGAAAGAATGAACTTGAAGGctccaatttatttttccacGGGACTGACGGAGAAGGCCAATCATTATTACAAGCTCTTCATCACCTGGACTAATCAGAAAATTCGGAAAACGTTCGTGCAGAGGAACATGTTTGAATTCAAACACATCAAAGCATTTGATCGGGCCTTTGCAGACAATCCGGGGCCTATG GTTGTGTTTGCAACCCCTGGTATGCTTCATGCAGGACAGTCCCTTCAGATCTTCAGGAAATGGGCAGGGaatgaaaagaacatg GTCATCATGCCAGGCTACTGTGTGCAGGGAACTGTGGGCCATAAGATCCTGAGCGGGCAGCGCAAGCTGGAAATggaaggaagacaaata CTGGAAGTAAAGATGCAGGTGGAGTACATGTCCTTCAGTGCCCACGCTGATGCCAAGGGAATAATGCAGCTGATTCGCCAGGCTGAGCCACGAAATGTTCTCCTGGTCCATGgtgaagcaaagaaaatggagtttctgaagcagaaaatagAACAGGAATTCC ATGTCAACTGTTACATGCCTGCCAACGGGGAGACCACAACAATATTCACCAATCCCAGCATTCCAGTGGACATATCCTTGGGACTCCTGAAGAGAGAAACGGCAATAG GTCTCCTGCCAGATGTCAAGAAGCCAAAGCTAATGCACGGCACATTAATTATGAAGGATAAC agcttCCGCCTGGTTTCTCCCGAGCAGGCACTGAAGGAGCTGGGCCTTGCAGAACATCAGTTGCGCTTCACCTGCCGTGTTCACATTCAGGATCCGCGGAAAGAACATGAGACAGTGCTCCGTGTGTATAACCATCTCAAAGG GGTCCTGAAGGATTATTCAGTGCAGCATCTCCCTGACGGTTCTATAACAGTAGAGTCCATTCTTATCCAAGCCACAGCGCACTCGGAGGATCAAGGAACCAAAGTTCTGCTCGTATCCTGGACTTACCAG GATGAAGAACTGGGCAGCTATCTCACATCCCTTCTGAAAAAAGGACTGCCACAGAGCACATCCTGA
- the LOC104031955 gene encoding lysophosphatidic acid receptor 6-like, with protein MADISWTEGVANETVANASSELSLEADFQYCLFTVIYSVVFVLGLIENVLALYLLSCKVKHTSHSYVYMINLALVDTLFVCVLPFKIHYHLNRNHWIFGDMACRITGTLYYTNIYLSIAFFTCVCADCYIAVLHPFTYIRIKVIHYVTVVTILWVIALSVMVPLILGGPLHNSGVRNVTACFEDFATSSMALYNILALVFGFVIPFSIILISYPLIAKRISQIKHSIRKRKALSTVYIILVICTLCFLPYHLTHLLHFLMRIQVIQNESFANFIYKMRRVALALVSFSCCLNPLLCYFTSSSKQWRFNFKLRFRSKTVYTICDQKFGESSYVYKLQQRRGNKNHRDGIN; from the coding sequence ATGGCAGATATTTCCTGGACTGAAGGAGTTGCCAATGAGACAGTTGCCAATGCTAGCTCAGAATTGAGTTTGGAAGCAGACTTCCAGTATTGCTTGTTCACTGTCATCTACAGCGTTGTCTTCGTGCTGGGACTGATAGAAAATGTCTTAGCTCTGTACCTCCTGTCCTGCAAAGTAAAGCACACTTCTCATTCCTATGTATACATGATTAATCTAGCTCTGGTAGACaccttgtttgtttgtgtgttgcCGTTTAAAATTCATTACCACCTGAATCGGAACCATTGGATCTTTGGTGACATGGCTTGTAGGATAACTGGGACTTTGTACTACACGAACATCTATCTGAGCATTGCCTTTTTTACCTGCGTTTGTGCCGATTGTTACATTGCAGTGTTGCACCCCTTCACATACATCCGGATCAAAGTCATCCATTATGTGACGGTGGTCACAATCCTTTGGGTGATCGCTCTAAGTGTCATGGTTCCACTTATCCTTGGAGGTCCCCTCCACAACAGTGGCGTGAGGAATGTGACAGCGTGTTTTGAGGACTTTGCTACGAGTAGCATGGCACTTTACAACATCCTGGCCTTAGTTTTTGGGTTTGTGATTCCATTTTCCATCATTCTGATCAGCTACCCTCTCATTGCTAAGAGGATCTCCCAGATCAAACACAGCATTCGCAAGAGGAAGGCCCTGAGCACTGTCTACATCATCTTGGTCATTTGTACTTTGTGCTTTCTCCCGTATCATCTCACTCACTTGCTTCACTTTTTAATGAGAATCCAGGTCATCCAGAATGAGTCATTTGCAAACTTCATCTACAAAATGCGAAGGGTCGCCTTAGCCCTTGTGAGTTTCAGCTGTTGCCTTAACCCACTCTTGTGCTACTTCACCTCTTCCAGCAAGCAATGGCGCTTCAACTTCAAGCTCAGATTCAGGTCTAAAACGGTGTACACAATCTGCGACCAGAAATTCGGGGAGTCCTCCTATGTTTATAAACTACAACAGAGACGTGGAAATAAAAACCACAGAGATGGAATCAACTGA